AGGTGCGCGAGCTGCTCGCACAGCTGGGCTTCCGCACGCTTCAGGAGGCGGTCGGCCACGTCGAATGCCTCGACCAGAACGAAGCGATCAAGCGCTGGAAGTCCGATGGCATCGATCTGAGCCACGTGCTTATGCAGCCCGGCCCGGTGCCCGGCACGATCCTGCACAACACCGAGCCGCAGAACCACGAGCTGGAGAAGGCGCTCGACAACGAGCTCATCGCCATGGCCCGGCCGGCGCTCGAGAACAAGGAGCCCGTGCGCATCGACATGCCGATTCGCAACGTGAACCGCACGCTCGGCACCATGGTCGGCTATGAGATCACCAAGCGCTACGGTGCTGAGGGCCTGCCCGACGACACCATCGACATGACATTCCACGGCGCGGGCGGCCAGTCCATCGGCGCGTTCATCCCACGCGGCGAGACCATGCGCGTCTACGGCGAGGTCAACGACTACGCGGGCAAGGGCATCTCCGGCGGCCGCATGATCGTGCGCCCGGAAGAGGGCGTCACCTTCGACACGCATGAGAACGTGATCGCCGGCAATGTGACCGGCTTCGGCGCGACCTCCGGCCAGATCTTCGTGGCCGGACGCGCGGGCGAACGTTTCGGCGTGCGCAACGGCGGCGCGACCTTCGTGGTGGAGGGCGTGGGCGACCACGGCTGCGAGTATATGACCGGCGGCACCGTCGTCATCCTCGGACCCACGGGCCGCAACTTCGGCGCGGGCTTCTCGGGAGGTCACGTGTACATGCTCGACCTCGACATGTCCAAAGTGAATCCGAGCGCGGTCAAGAGCGGCGCGCTGCTCTTCCAGCCGTTGGACGCGGAGCATGAGCGGACCGTGCGCGCGCTGGTCAAAACGCATGCCGAGGAGACCGGCTCCGCATTCGCGGCCGAACTGCTCGCCGACTGGGAGCATGCCAAGACCCGCTTCACGCATGTGGTGCCCAAGCAGTTCGTCGCGATGACGAACGCGATGGCCGAGGCCGAGGCCAACGATATCGATTTCAATTCGCCCGGCGTCTGGGAACAGGTGTACGAGCAGGTTATGGAAGGAGCGCGCTGACATGAGCGACCCGAGAGGATTTCTGAAAGTCCGCACCCGCCGCGAGTTGGCCGAGCGCCCCGTCGAGGAGCGCATCAAGGATTGGTGCGATGTGCACGCCGAATCCGGCCTGCAGCCGTGGACCCGCGAGCAGGCGGCCCGCTGCATGGATTGCGGCACCCCGTTCTGCATGACCGGATGCCCGTTGGGCAACCTCATCCCCGAATGGAACGATTTGGTGCGTCAGGGCAAATGGGAGGACGCCTACAACCGTCTGTCCATGACCAGCAACTTCCCCGAATTCACCAGCCGCATCTGCCCGGCCCTGTGTGAGTCGGCCTGCGTGCTCGGCATCTTCCAGCCGCCGACGATGATCAAGAACGACGAGCTCGCCATCATCGACCAGGCGTGGCAGCTCGGCTATGTCAAGCCGCTGCCGCCGCAGCGCCTCACCGACCAGACCGTCGCGGTCGTCGGCTCCGGCCCAGCGGGTCTGGCCTGCGCCCAGCAGCTCACGCGCGCCGGCCACACGGTGGTCGTCTACGAGCGTGACGAGCGGGTCGGTGGCCTGCTGCGCTTCGGCATCCCGAACTTCAAGCTCGACAAGGGTCTGATCGACCGTCGCGTGGAGCAGATGGAGGCCGAGGGCACCGTGTTCAAGACGGGCGTGGAGATCGGCAAGGACATCTCCTGGGACGATCTGCGCGACCGGTACGACGCGGTGGTCGTGGCCATCGGATCCACCGTGCCGCGCGATATGAACCTGCCCGGCCGCGAGCTCAAGGGCATCCACTTCGCCATGGACTTCCTGCCCGACGCGACCCGTCGTGTGTACGGTTTGGAGACCAAGAACGACATCACCGCCGCGGGCAAGCATGTGGTGGTGATTGGCGGCGGCGACACCGGCTCCGACTGCCTCGGCACTTCGATCCGTCAGGGCGCGAAGGACGTGACCGTGCTGCAGATCATGCCGAAGGAGCCCACCGAGCGCCCTGAGGGCCAGCCGTGGCCGACCTACGCCCGCCTGTACCAGAAGACCTCCTCGATGGAGGAGGGCGGCACCTACATGTACAGCACCGATTCGGTGAACTTCGTGGGTTCCGACGAGGAGCAGGCCCGCGTGCATGTCGAGAACTCGACCGCCACCGAAGGCTTCGTCGCCGACGAAAACGGCCATGTGACCGGCTTGAGGGTCGTGGACGTGGCGCCGGGGGAGAACGGTCCGTTCACCCGTCAGCCCGGCACCGAGCGCGTGATCCCCGCCGATCTGGTGCTGATCTCCGTGGGCTTCCTGCATCCGGACACCACCACGCTGGTCGACCAGTTGCCGGTGGAGTTGGACGGCCGCGGCAACGTGGCCCGCAACGACGGCTTCGCCACCTCGCAGGACGGCGTGTTCGCCTGCGGTGACGCCGGCCGAGGCCAGAGCCTGGTCGTGTGGGCCATCTCCGAAGGCCGCTCCTGCGCCGCCGCCGTCGACGAGTATCTGACTGGCGCGACCGAACTGCCCAAGCCGATCGTCGCCTCCCAGCGTCCGATGGCATTGCCGCGCTGACACGCGCGCCCGTAAATTCAGCGCATCGCATTCGTGGCCCCTCACCCGAGGGGCCAC
Above is a window of Bifidobacterium eulemuris DNA encoding:
- a CDS encoding glutamate synthase subunit beta, whose amino-acid sequence is MSDPRGFLKVRTRRELAERPVEERIKDWCDVHAESGLQPWTREQAARCMDCGTPFCMTGCPLGNLIPEWNDLVRQGKWEDAYNRLSMTSNFPEFTSRICPALCESACVLGIFQPPTMIKNDELAIIDQAWQLGYVKPLPPQRLTDQTVAVVGSGPAGLACAQQLTRAGHTVVVYERDERVGGLLRFGIPNFKLDKGLIDRRVEQMEAEGTVFKTGVEIGKDISWDDLRDRYDAVVVAIGSTVPRDMNLPGRELKGIHFAMDFLPDATRRVYGLETKNDITAAGKHVVVIGGGDTGSDCLGTSIRQGAKDVTVLQIMPKEPTERPEGQPWPTYARLYQKTSSMEEGGTYMYSTDSVNFVGSDEEQARVHVENSTATEGFVADENGHVTGLRVVDVAPGENGPFTRQPGTERVIPADLVLISVGFLHPDTTTLVDQLPVELDGRGNVARNDGFATSQDGVFACGDAGRGQSLVVWAISEGRSCAAAVDEYLTGATELPKPIVASQRPMALPR